From a single Oceaniferula flava genomic region:
- the ileS gene encoding isoleucine--tRNA ligase encodes MSADESKNQPDYKATLSLPETSFPMRGDLVKNEPKRLERWNQENLYQRIQQRRKDSSSPRFLLHDGPPFANGDVHMGTALNKVLKDLVLKSKTMAGFETPYIPGWDCHGLPIEFKVMQDARDEEPAEIRRRCEEFARGWIDTQKASFRRLGVLGDWENPYLTLDPAYESDIIRTFATMVEKGLVYQSQKPVQWSYGAKTALAEAEVEYQDKKSIAIFVKFDLVANDKLPADTSFAIWTTTPWTLPANLGIAVHERFNYVVGRFTKEDTPDQNIIIVRELLEEFQKKTGLTLAQEIAEIKGAELEGLEAQHPFLDRTSKVILAPFVTTDTGTGAVHIAPGHGADDYSVGMQNGLAVLSPVDDDGRFTEEVGVPELVGLHVMEKNEGNVGVLRLLAAKGALLGKETYAHSYPHCWRSKTPIIFRAVEQFFIRIDDLRKKALSEIDETTWLPAWGRNRIFGTVEARPDWCISRQRTWGVPLPVFFDKDGEVILDAEISRKVADLVEEEGTNIWFELSDAELAARLGLPEGATKCRDTLDVWIDSGSSHVAVMDRHPELSCPADLYLEATDQHRGWFQSSLMLSVAVRDKAPYKSVLTHGFVVDKDGGKISKSAAKAKGKPTDAAHFYNKYGADIVRLWVSSVDWQTEVPFGEDLFKQIADPYRRLRNTLRILLGNINGFDPASQSVSKADMTVLDRWVLERLNEVIAECRNDYESYQFRKVFNQINQFCANELSALYIDITKDRMYCDGLDSTRRLAAQTVMYRVFDSIVRLMAPILAFTADEAWEHAGNEGSVHEQDFPEVDAEFAPGEAIETVNALLEIRAVIQTAIEEQVQAKAFNKNNEADVTLTLPADHPCAELLNDRDFVTEFFILSKLTVENGAEITATAKATDHGMCPRCRRYEPLVTDLCQRCSEVV; translated from the coding sequence ATGAGTGCGGACGAGTCCAAAAATCAGCCCGATTACAAGGCCACCCTGAGCCTTCCTGAAACGAGTTTCCCTATGCGCGGAGATCTCGTGAAAAACGAACCAAAACGTCTCGAGCGTTGGAATCAGGAGAACCTATACCAGCGCATTCAACAGCGTCGCAAGGACTCCTCCTCGCCTCGCTTCCTGCTTCACGACGGCCCTCCATTTGCCAATGGTGATGTCCACATGGGCACCGCACTGAACAAGGTGCTCAAGGATCTGGTGCTGAAGTCGAAAACCATGGCTGGCTTCGAGACTCCCTACATTCCCGGCTGGGACTGCCACGGTCTGCCGATCGAATTCAAAGTCATGCAGGACGCCCGCGATGAGGAACCTGCGGAAATCCGCCGCCGCTGCGAAGAGTTTGCCCGCGGCTGGATCGATACCCAAAAAGCATCCTTCAGACGCCTCGGTGTGCTGGGCGATTGGGAAAACCCCTACCTCACTCTGGACCCGGCTTACGAGTCGGACATCATCCGCACCTTCGCCACCATGGTGGAAAAAGGCCTGGTCTATCAGTCGCAGAAACCCGTGCAGTGGTCCTACGGAGCCAAGACCGCACTGGCTGAAGCTGAGGTTGAGTATCAGGATAAAAAATCCATCGCCATCTTCGTGAAGTTCGATCTGGTAGCGAACGACAAACTGCCCGCCGACACCTCCTTTGCCATCTGGACCACCACACCGTGGACGCTTCCGGCTAACCTCGGTATCGCGGTGCACGAGCGCTTCAATTACGTGGTCGGACGCTTCACCAAGGAAGACACCCCAGACCAGAATATCATCATCGTCCGCGAGCTGCTGGAAGAATTTCAGAAGAAAACCGGCCTGACCCTTGCGCAGGAAATCGCCGAGATCAAAGGAGCGGAACTCGAAGGGCTTGAAGCCCAACATCCCTTCCTGGATCGCACCTCCAAGGTGATTCTGGCTCCCTTCGTCACCACCGATACCGGAACCGGCGCGGTGCACATCGCCCCCGGTCACGGTGCGGACGATTACTCCGTCGGAATGCAAAACGGCCTAGCCGTGCTTTCGCCGGTGGACGACGATGGTCGCTTCACGGAAGAAGTGGGCGTGCCTGAACTGGTGGGCCTCCATGTGATGGAGAAAAATGAAGGCAACGTCGGCGTGCTGCGACTTCTCGCAGCCAAAGGTGCTTTGTTAGGCAAGGAAACCTACGCTCACTCCTACCCGCACTGCTGGAGATCGAAGACGCCGATCATTTTCCGCGCCGTCGAACAGTTCTTCATCCGCATCGATGACCTGCGTAAGAAAGCGCTCAGTGAGATCGATGAGACCACCTGGCTTCCTGCCTGGGGCCGGAACCGTATTTTTGGCACCGTCGAGGCTCGGCCCGACTGGTGCATCTCCCGTCAGCGCACCTGGGGAGTTCCGCTTCCTGTGTTCTTCGATAAAGACGGAGAGGTCATTCTCGATGCTGAGATCTCGCGCAAGGTCGCGGACCTGGTGGAAGAAGAAGGCACCAATATCTGGTTCGAGCTTTCGGACGCCGAACTCGCTGCCCGTTTGGGACTGCCCGAGGGAGCGACCAAGTGCCGCGATACTCTCGACGTCTGGATCGATTCCGGCAGCTCCCACGTTGCGGTGATGGATCGTCATCCTGAACTTTCCTGCCCAGCTGACCTCTATCTTGAAGCGACCGATCAGCACCGTGGCTGGTTCCAGAGCAGCCTGATGCTCAGCGTGGCAGTGCGCGACAAGGCACCTTACAAATCCGTGCTGACTCACGGTTTTGTGGTCGATAAAGATGGTGGCAAGATTTCCAAGTCCGCCGCCAAGGCCAAGGGGAAACCTACCGATGCCGCGCACTTCTACAACAAGTATGGTGCGGACATCGTGCGCCTCTGGGTGTCGTCGGTCGATTGGCAAACGGAAGTTCCCTTCGGTGAAGATCTGTTCAAGCAAATCGCCGATCCTTATCGCCGTCTGCGCAACACCTTGCGTATTTTGTTAGGCAATATCAATGGCTTCGACCCCGCCAGCCAATCCGTGTCCAAAGCGGACATGACGGTGTTGGATCGCTGGGTGCTGGAGCGCTTGAACGAAGTGATTGCCGAGTGCCGTAACGACTACGAAAGCTATCAGTTCCGCAAGGTGTTCAATCAGATCAACCAGTTCTGTGCCAATGAGCTGAGTGCGCTCTATATCGATATCACCAAGGACCGCATGTATTGTGACGGGCTAGATTCCACGCGTCGCCTGGCTGCCCAGACGGTGATGTATCGCGTTTTCGATTCCATCGTGCGCCTGATGGCTCCCATCCTGGCCTTCACGGCGGATGAAGCTTGGGAACATGCTGGTAATGAAGGCAGCGTGCACGAGCAGGATTTCCCTGAGGTCGATGCCGAGTTTGCTCCTGGTGAAGCGATCGAAACAGTCAATGCCTTGCTGGAAATCCGCGCTGTCATCCAGACCGCGATCGAAGAGCAGGTGCAGGCGAAGGCCTTCAATAAAAACAACGAGGCAGATGTCACCCTGACGCTGCCAGCCGATCACCCATGTGCGGAGCTGTTGAATGACCGTGATTTTGTCACCGAGTTCTTCATTCTTTCCAAGCTCACCGTCGAAAACGGAGCGGAAATTACCGCCACTGCGAAGGCGACGGATCACGGCATGTGCCCACGCTGTCGCCGCTACGAGCCACTGGTCACCGACCTGTGCCAGCGTTGTAGTGAGGTTGTTTAA
- a CDS encoding signal peptidase II, translating into MSTTPTKARMIRLVLLISLPLYILDQITKWWTVMNFKLPFVVIEGQKYAVPEDTRPVIEGFFNLVRRHNQGVAFGIGNGTTWAPVVFLFVLVIALAGITYFWKKGAFTGPAKWAPPLLISGIIGNLTDRLFQGFWLEPYKDASFMERLGQGYVVDFLDFKIPGFEKIMPSSGGHWPAFNVADSCITTAAVLLFCTALLEAWKEFKEKKAKA; encoded by the coding sequence ATGTCCACCACTCCGACCAAAGCGAGAATGATCCGGCTTGTGCTGCTGATCTCACTGCCGCTCTACATTCTTGATCAGATCACCAAGTGGTGGACGGTGATGAACTTCAAGCTCCCCTTCGTAGTTATCGAGGGGCAGAAATATGCCGTGCCGGAAGACACCCGGCCGGTGATTGAAGGCTTTTTCAATCTGGTCCGACGCCATAACCAAGGGGTCGCCTTTGGCATTGGCAATGGCACCACCTGGGCCCCGGTCGTCTTTCTTTTTGTCCTGGTCATCGCCCTCGCGGGGATCACTTATTTCTGGAAAAAGGGAGCCTTCACCGGTCCGGCAAAGTGGGCACCCCCCTTGCTGATCTCGGGGATTATTGGAAACCTGACCGATCGCTTGTTCCAAGGTTTCTGGCTGGAACCCTACAAGGATGCCAGCTTCATGGAGCGTCTGGGGCAGGGCTATGTGGTCGATTTCCTCGACTTCAAGATCCCGGGTTTTGAGAAAATCATGCCCTCAAGCGGCGGTCACTGGCCCGCCTTCAATGTGGCTGACAGCTGCATCACCACCGCCGCCGTCCTGCTGTTCTGCACCGCGCTGTTAGAAGCGTGGAAGGAATTTAAGGAGAAAAAGGCGAAGGCCTAA